A stretch of the Panicum virgatum strain AP13 chromosome 9N, P.virgatum_v5, whole genome shotgun sequence genome encodes the following:
- the LOC120691438 gene encoding ubiquitin-conjugating enzyme E2 4-like codes for MSSPSKRREMDLMKLMMSDYKVEMVNDGMQEFFVEFRGPNESIYQGGVWKVRVELPDAYPYKSPSIGFINKIYHPNVDEMSGSVCLDVINQTWSPMFDLVNVFEVFLPQLLLYPNPSDPLNGDAAALMMRDRPAYEQKVKEYCEKYAKPEDAGVVPEDRSSDEELSEEEDDSGDEEIMGKPDP; via the exons ATGTCTTCCCCAAGCAAGCGCCGGGAGATGGACCTCATGAAGCT GATGATGAGCGACTACAAGGTGGAGATGGTGAACGATGGGATGCAGGAGTTCTTTGTTGAATTCCGTGGGCCTAACGAAA GCATTTATCAAGGAGGCGTGTGGAAGGTTAGAGTAGAACTGCCAGATGCATATCCATACAAATCCCCGTCAATTGGTTTCATCAATAAGATATATCACCCAAATGTCGACGAAAT GTCTGGTTCAGTCTGTTTGGATGTCATCAACCAAACATGGAGCCCAATGTTTG ATCTTGTCAATGTGTTTGAGGTCTTCCTCCCACAACTTCTACTATATCCGAATCCTTCTGATCCACTGAATGGAGATGCTGCTGCATTGATGATGCGTGATCGGCCTGCTTATGAACAAAAAGTGAAAG AGTACTGCGAAAAATACGCCAAACCAGAGGATGCTGGGGTAGTCCCAGAGGACAGGTCCAGTGATGAAGAGCTgagtgaggaagaagatgactcCGGTGACGAGGAGATAATGGGGAAACCAGATCCGTAA
- the LOC120691437 gene encoding uncharacterized protein LOC120691437 → MRLGLRILYSEKKSSWLTQFHATRRWNQATWSTQRNTFDLMITSSAMVVSVCHASAVGRPNQTVSSVLGPHMAIVAWTSALAAAFILCAAAEVALGAKRQPIPDDLRDVVDDEEDAEWRNWGASHSRGDGPPPDLSRMDPPALQAELLRGQTGPSFGFVKLRPGTPRCREDVVGIATRWSNVLRTGSVEAKFVAVDFGTLMFTMERGRDILELKEFILSQPEAYEFKIGDQVFRRPGDPPLDQVLEKLQKEKSNKPKEEL, encoded by the exons ATGAGATTAGGACTACGGATTTTATATAGTGAAAAAAAATCCTCATGGCTTACACAATTCCATGCAACTCGGAGGTGGAATCAAGCCACATGGAGCACGCAACGCAACACATTTGACTTGATGATCACGTCGTCTGCgatggtggtttcggtttgccACGCCTCTGCCGTTGGCCGCCCAAACCAAACCGTCTCGTCAGTCCTCGGTCCTCACATGGCGATAGTGGCGTGGACAAGCGcactcgccgccgccttcaTCCTGTGCGCGGCCGCCGAGGTGGCGCTGGGGGCGAAGCGGCAGCCCATCCCGGACGACCTGCGCGACGTggtggacgacgaggaggacgccGAATGGCGCAACTGGGGCGCGAGCCACTCGCGGGGCGACGGCCCGCCGCCGGACCTGTCGCGGATGGATCCACCCGCCCTccaggccgagctcctccgcgGCCAAACCGGGCCCTCGTTCGGCTTCGTCAAGCTCCGCCCCGGCACCCCTCGCTGTCGG GAGGATGTGGTGGGGATCGCGACGAGGTGGAGCAATGTGCTGCGAACCGGATCGGTGGAGGCCAAATTCGTGGCAGTTGATTTCGGTACGCTCATGTTCACAATGGAGAGAGGGCGAGACATTCTCGAG CTGAAGGAGTTTATCTTGAGCCAGCCCGAGGCGTACGAGTTTAAGATTGGTGATCAAGTTTTCCGCAGACCTGGAGACCCACCCCTGGACCAAGTTCTTGAAAAGCTTCAGAAAGAGAAGAGCAATAAGCCCAAAGAAGAGCTGTAG
- the LOC120693516 gene encoding LOW QUALITY PROTEIN: mitochondrial inner membrane protease subunit 2-like (The sequence of the model RefSeq protein was modified relative to this genomic sequence to represent the inferred CDS: substituted 2 bases at 2 genomic stop codons): MGTYSHLWSISKRNVMAVLLGITISDRFVTFVSVTGESMHPTFTAANNVLQGDFVLAERRCLEKYEFSHGDVVLFKCXAXSFLVFVKRLIALPGEWVQLPGSLKVTEIPDGHCWVEGDNAARSWDSRAFGPIPLGLVEGRVTHIIWPPSKISQVERKMPEGRILPV, encoded by the exons ATGGGAACATACAGCCATCTCTGGTCAATTTCCAAGAGGAATGTAATGGCAGTTTTACTTGGCATCACCATTTCCGATCGTTTTGTGACTTTCGTCTCTGTGACCGGTGAATCGATGCATCCTACGTTCACAGCAGCAAACAATGTCTTGCAGG GTGATTTCGTTTTAGCAGAAAGGAGATGCCTTGAGAAGTACGAGTTCTCACATGGTGATGTGGTTTTGTTCAAGT GTTGAGCCTGATCGTTCCTTGTGTTTGTGAAGAGATTGATTGCGCTTCCTGGTGAGTGGGTACAGCTCCCTGGGTCCCTTAAGGTTACTGAGATCCCAGATGGGCATTGCTGGGTTGAAGGTGATAACGCTGCTCGTAGTTGGGATTCTAGAGCATTTGGCCCT ATTCCCTTAGGTCTAGTTGAGGGGAGGGTGACCCACATCATTTGGCCGCCCTCGAAGATTAGCCAAGTGGAGAGAAAGATGCCTGAAGGAAGAATTTTGCCTGTTTGA
- the LOC120693513 gene encoding N6-adenosine-methyltransferase non-catalytic subunit MTB-like isoform X1 produces MDGTESSRGRSNQEVEENVNSRSSWKEEHENQDDADGRKYSDRSRKHGYEYEVGHQDDDRMATPSNDRNESRRNSDRSSGLARSADEDVYNVRKDSRSPKVPRRSPDDSKDRDYDRRRGREDKNDWEPSRRFSPDASARSLERREGSREKQGQRDQEEKASVRRADEVYADENGGSLRVDTREAHRDDKSDRGRDRNWNEKARDLEGSKDYGRNSQLRDLKEANDAEWRNAQERLDGGTFHGRGGYWRDSRGRSESVRGPSTYGNRYDNSDSIEIRPNSSLNFGREGSVPGRRFEVGAHRDLVPGGTDDKSTDNPESEPSASTNIVSSFPQQDPKGDRPSRGGRGRPNGRDSQRIGVPMPMMPPPFGPLGLPPGPMQHMGPNIPHSPGPPLLPGVFMPPFPGPLVWPGARGVDVNMLSVPPNLPIPPPVAAEHRFTPNVGAGSGHNIHLNQMDTGLGAPTDVSGLNFNHMGPQSRDMLHDKPGWTPHRNSGPNRKAPSRGEQNDYSQNFVDTGMRPQNFIRELDLTSVAEDYPKLRELIQRKDEIVAKSASPPMYYKCDLREHVLSPEFFGTKFDVILVDPPWEEYAHRAPGITDHIEYWNAEEIMNLKIEQAIADTPSFVFLWVGDGVGLEQGRQCLKKWGFRRCEDVCWVKTNKKNATPSLRHDSHTLLQHSKEHCLMGIKGTVRRSTDGHVIHANIDTDIIIAEEPTDGSTKKPEDMYRIIEHFALGRRRLELFGEDHNIRPGWLTLGKNLSYSNFNKEAYIKNFADKDGKAWQGGGGRNPPPEAPHLVVTTPEIESLRPKSPPAKN; encoded by the exons ATGGACGGGACTGAGTCTAGTAGAGGTCGCAGCAACCAGGAGGTTGAAGAAAATGTTAATTCAAGGAGCAGCTGGAAGGAGGAACATGAAAATCAGGATGATGCAGATGGCAGAAAGTATTCTGACAGATCCAGAAAACATGGATATGAATATGAAGTTGGGCATCAGGATGATGATAGAATGGCTACACCTTCAAATGATAGGAATGAATCAAGGAGGAACTCAGATAGGAGCTCAGGCTTGGCCCGCAGTGCTGACGAAGATGTCTATAATGTGAGAAAGGACTCACGATCACCCAAAGTTCCAAGGAGAAGCCCTGATGATTCCAAGGATAGGGACTATGATAGAAGGAGGGGAAGAGAGGACAAGAATGATTGGGAACCTTCAAGAAGATTTAGCCCTGATGCTTCTGCTAGGAGTTTAGAGAGGAGAGAGGGTAGCAGGGAGAAGCAAGGGCAACGGGACCAAGAGGAAAAGGCTTCAGTCAGGAGGGCAGATGAGGTTTATGCTGATGAAAATGGTGGTTCTCTTAGGGTTGACACAAGAGAAGCCCATAGAGATGATAAATCAGACAGAGGTAGGGACAGAAATTGGAATGAGAAAGCCCGAGACCTTGAAGGGTCCAAGGATTATGGGAGGAACAGTCAGTTGCGAGATCTTAAGGAGGCAAATGATGCTGAATGGAGGAATGCACAGGAAAGACTAGATGGTGGGACTTTCCATGGTCGAGGTGGGTACTGGAGAGATTCTAGGGGTAGGTCTGAAAGTGTTAGAGGTCCCTCAACCTATGGGAATCGCTATGACAATTCTGATTCCATAGAGATTCGGCCTAATAGTAGTCTTAATTTTGGAAGAGAGGGCTCTGTTCCTGGGAGAAGATTTGAAGTGGGAGCACATCGGGATTTAGTACCTGGAGGAACTGATGATAAATCCACTGATAATCCTGAATCAGAACCAAGTGCTAGCACCAACATAGTTTCTTCATTTCCTCAACAAGATCCAAAAGGTGATAGACCATccagaggaggaagggggagaCCAAATGGAAGGGATTCTCAAAGAATTGGAGTTCCAATGCCAATGATGCCTCCTCCATTTGGTCCTCTCGGCCTGCCACCAGGACCAATGCAGCATATGGGACCAAATATTCCCCATTCCCCAGGCCCTCCTCTTCTACCTGGCGTCTTCATGCCACCATTTCCAGGACCTCTTGTGTGGCCTGGAGCACGAGGTGTTGATGTGAATATGCTTTCTGTTCCTCCCAACCTTCCCATTCCTCCTCCAGTTGCTGCTGAACATAGGTTTACACCAAATGTGGGAGCTGGTTCTGGTCATAATATTCACTTAAATCAAATGGACACTGGATTAGGTGCTCCAACAGATGTATCAGGATTGAATTTCAATCATATGGGCCCTCAAAGCCGTGACATGCTTCATGATAAACCAGGTTGGACACCACATAGGAACAGTGGACCAAACAGAAAAGCTCCTTCAAGGGGTGAGCAAAATGATTACTCACAGAACTTTGTGGACACTGGCATGCGGCCTCAGAATTTTATTAGAGAACTGGATCTTACAAGCGTAGCGGAGGACTATCCAAAGTTGAGAGAACTCATACAAAGGAAAGATGAAATTGTTGCTAAGTCAGCTTCACCGCCAATGTATTACAAGTGTGACCTGCGAGAACATGTTCTTTCTCCAGAATTTTTTGGTACCAAATTCGATGTTATTCTTGTGGATCCTCCATGGGAGGAGTATGCTCATCGTGCGCCAGGAATCACAGATCACATAGAATATTGGAATGCTGAGGAGATTATGAATTTGaagattgag cagGCTATTGCAGATACACCCTCCTTTGTATTCCTTTGGGTTGGTGATGGTGTAGGCCTTGAACAAGGTCGCCAATGTCTAAAGAAG TGGGGATTCCGTAGGTGTGAGGATGTTTGCTGGGTGAAAACCAACAAGAAAAACGCAACTCCAAGTCTGCGGCATGACTCTCATACATTGTTGCAGCATTCAAAG GAGCATTGCTTGATGGGCATAAAAGGAACAGTGCGTCGTAGCACGGATGGTCATGTCATCCATGCAAATATTGACACAGATATAATTATAGCTGAAGAACCAACTGATG GTTCAACAAAAAAGCCTGAGGACATGTATAGGATCATTGAGCATTTTGCTCTTGGAAGACGGCGGCTTGAACTCTTCGGCGAGGATCATAACATCCGTCCAGGCTGGCTTACTCTTGGGAAAAATCTATCTTACTCCAACTTCAACAAAGAG GCATATATTAAAAATTTTGCGGACAAGGATGGGAAAGCATGGCAAGGAGGTGGCGGTCGAAACCCTCCACCAGAGGCTCCTCACCTTGTTGTGACAACTCCAGAGATTGAAAGCCTCAGGCCCAAGTCACCACCGGCAAAGAACTAA
- the LOC120693513 gene encoding N6-adenosine-methyltransferase non-catalytic subunit MTB-like isoform X2 produces the protein MDGTESSRGRSNQEVEENVNSRSSWKEEHENQDDADGRKYSDRSRKHGYEYEVGHQDDDRMATPSNDRNESRRNSDRSSGLARSADEDVYNVRKDSRSPKVPRRSPDDSKDRDYDRRRGREDKNDWEPSRRFSPDASARSLERREGSREKQGQRDQEEKASVRRADEVYADENGGSLRVDTREAHRDDKSDRGRDRNWNEKARDLEGSKDYGRNSQLRDLKEANDAEWRNAQERLDGGTFHGRGGYWRDSRGRSESVRGPSTYGNRYDNSDSIEIRPNSSLNFGREGSVPGRRFEVGAHRDLVPGGTDDKSTDNPESEPSASTNIVSSFPQQDPKGDRPSRGGRGRPNGRDSQRIGVPMPMMPPPFGPLGLPPGPMQHMGPNIPHSPGPPLLPGVFMPPFPGPLVWPGARGVDVNMLSVPPNLPIPPPVAAEHRFTPNVGAGSGHNIHLNQMDTGLGAPTDVSGLNFNHMGPQSRDMLHDKPGWTPHRNSGPNRKAPSRGEQNDYSQNFVDTGMRPQNFIRELDLTSVAEDYPKLRELIQRKDEIVAKSASPPMYYKCDLREHVLSPEFFGTKFDVILVDPPWEEYAHRAPGITDHIEYWNAEEIMNLKIEAIADTPSFVFLWVGDGVGLEQGRQCLKKWGFRRCEDVCWVKTNKKNATPSLRHDSHTLLQHSKEHCLMGIKGTVRRSTDGHVIHANIDTDIIIAEEPTDGSTKKPEDMYRIIEHFALGRRRLELFGEDHNIRPGWLTLGKNLSYSNFNKEAYIKNFADKDGKAWQGGGGRNPPPEAPHLVVTTPEIESLRPKSPPAKN, from the exons ATGGACGGGACTGAGTCTAGTAGAGGTCGCAGCAACCAGGAGGTTGAAGAAAATGTTAATTCAAGGAGCAGCTGGAAGGAGGAACATGAAAATCAGGATGATGCAGATGGCAGAAAGTATTCTGACAGATCCAGAAAACATGGATATGAATATGAAGTTGGGCATCAGGATGATGATAGAATGGCTACACCTTCAAATGATAGGAATGAATCAAGGAGGAACTCAGATAGGAGCTCAGGCTTGGCCCGCAGTGCTGACGAAGATGTCTATAATGTGAGAAAGGACTCACGATCACCCAAAGTTCCAAGGAGAAGCCCTGATGATTCCAAGGATAGGGACTATGATAGAAGGAGGGGAAGAGAGGACAAGAATGATTGGGAACCTTCAAGAAGATTTAGCCCTGATGCTTCTGCTAGGAGTTTAGAGAGGAGAGAGGGTAGCAGGGAGAAGCAAGGGCAACGGGACCAAGAGGAAAAGGCTTCAGTCAGGAGGGCAGATGAGGTTTATGCTGATGAAAATGGTGGTTCTCTTAGGGTTGACACAAGAGAAGCCCATAGAGATGATAAATCAGACAGAGGTAGGGACAGAAATTGGAATGAGAAAGCCCGAGACCTTGAAGGGTCCAAGGATTATGGGAGGAACAGTCAGTTGCGAGATCTTAAGGAGGCAAATGATGCTGAATGGAGGAATGCACAGGAAAGACTAGATGGTGGGACTTTCCATGGTCGAGGTGGGTACTGGAGAGATTCTAGGGGTAGGTCTGAAAGTGTTAGAGGTCCCTCAACCTATGGGAATCGCTATGACAATTCTGATTCCATAGAGATTCGGCCTAATAGTAGTCTTAATTTTGGAAGAGAGGGCTCTGTTCCTGGGAGAAGATTTGAAGTGGGAGCACATCGGGATTTAGTACCTGGAGGAACTGATGATAAATCCACTGATAATCCTGAATCAGAACCAAGTGCTAGCACCAACATAGTTTCTTCATTTCCTCAACAAGATCCAAAAGGTGATAGACCATccagaggaggaagggggagaCCAAATGGAAGGGATTCTCAAAGAATTGGAGTTCCAATGCCAATGATGCCTCCTCCATTTGGTCCTCTCGGCCTGCCACCAGGACCAATGCAGCATATGGGACCAAATATTCCCCATTCCCCAGGCCCTCCTCTTCTACCTGGCGTCTTCATGCCACCATTTCCAGGACCTCTTGTGTGGCCTGGAGCACGAGGTGTTGATGTGAATATGCTTTCTGTTCCTCCCAACCTTCCCATTCCTCCTCCAGTTGCTGCTGAACATAGGTTTACACCAAATGTGGGAGCTGGTTCTGGTCATAATATTCACTTAAATCAAATGGACACTGGATTAGGTGCTCCAACAGATGTATCAGGATTGAATTTCAATCATATGGGCCCTCAAAGCCGTGACATGCTTCATGATAAACCAGGTTGGACACCACATAGGAACAGTGGACCAAACAGAAAAGCTCCTTCAAGGGGTGAGCAAAATGATTACTCACAGAACTTTGTGGACACTGGCATGCGGCCTCAGAATTTTATTAGAGAACTGGATCTTACAAGCGTAGCGGAGGACTATCCAAAGTTGAGAGAACTCATACAAAGGAAAGATGAAATTGTTGCTAAGTCAGCTTCACCGCCAATGTATTACAAGTGTGACCTGCGAGAACATGTTCTTTCTCCAGAATTTTTTGGTACCAAATTCGATGTTATTCTTGTGGATCCTCCATGGGAGGAGTATGCTCATCGTGCGCCAGGAATCACAGATCACATAGAATATTGGAATGCTGAGGAGATTATGAATTTGaagattgag GCTATTGCAGATACACCCTCCTTTGTATTCCTTTGGGTTGGTGATGGTGTAGGCCTTGAACAAGGTCGCCAATGTCTAAAGAAG TGGGGATTCCGTAGGTGTGAGGATGTTTGCTGGGTGAAAACCAACAAGAAAAACGCAACTCCAAGTCTGCGGCATGACTCTCATACATTGTTGCAGCATTCAAAG GAGCATTGCTTGATGGGCATAAAAGGAACAGTGCGTCGTAGCACGGATGGTCATGTCATCCATGCAAATATTGACACAGATATAATTATAGCTGAAGAACCAACTGATG GTTCAACAAAAAAGCCTGAGGACATGTATAGGATCATTGAGCATTTTGCTCTTGGAAGACGGCGGCTTGAACTCTTCGGCGAGGATCATAACATCCGTCCAGGCTGGCTTACTCTTGGGAAAAATCTATCTTACTCCAACTTCAACAAAGAG GCATATATTAAAAATTTTGCGGACAAGGATGGGAAAGCATGGCAAGGAGGTGGCGGTCGAAACCCTCCACCAGAGGCTCCTCACCTTGTTGTGACAACTCCAGAGATTGAAAGCCTCAGGCCCAAGTCACCACCGGCAAAGAACTAA